A stretch of the Flavobacterium sp. 5 genome encodes the following:
- a CDS encoding TonB-dependent siderophore receptor: protein MNYRITLFIAFFFCQISFAQKIEKDSIQQNELLEVMVVTGTRTERVLSSLPLPMTIITSETIAKTGVTRLNEILNEQTGIILIPDESGFEGVQMQGLDAAYTMILIDGLPLVGRSSGVLDLSRVSVGNIERIEIVKGASSALYGSEAMGGVINVITKKPKKDMFSGNLSYRYATFNTNDINANILWKKKKFSANLFTNFYSSDGYDLDKTTALKNVEQFYNYTIQPKLYYDFSENLKLIVSNRFYNQKMDNVAIISSENYNGNAKENEWNSQIKLEHKWNSKLYFEYEFYATNYKNDSFLNDENNLLYDKTYYNQWLFRPEVRTTLSINNDKLTAGIGLNYETLDRTYFETNVSFNSHYIFIQYDCNPTEKWNILAGFRFDNHSEYTSQLSPKLAVNYKINGNFSLKGSVGYGYKAPDFRQLYFDFSNPSVGYTVLGYNVAENGLNALEAEGQILKRIPGISFEDPLDAESAVNFNLGTFYKKNKFKLDINTFYNSIANLIDTRVVAQKTNSQNVFSYFNTGEVFTYGVEFNTVYNFTKEFTVSLGYQYLEAKDKSVVDNFEDYQYIRNAELQTIKINKSDYFGLYNRSKHTANLKFACTIPKIKTDINLRVLYRSKYGLYDTNGNQILDKYDTFVSDYFITNLAASKDITDKLVFQVGANNLLDYTDPSQIPNLSGRQLFARIQYNF from the coding sequence CATTGCCAATGACAATTATTACCTCTGAAACAATTGCAAAAACTGGTGTTACAAGGTTAAACGAAATTTTAAACGAACAAACAGGAATTATTTTAATTCCTGATGAAAGTGGGTTTGAGGGCGTGCAAATGCAAGGCTTAGATGCAGCTTATACAATGATTTTAATTGATGGTCTTCCTCTTGTAGGTAGAAGTTCAGGAGTTTTAGATTTATCAAGAGTATCTGTTGGAAATATAGAAAGAATTGAGATTGTAAAAGGGGCTTCTTCCGCTTTATATGGTTCAGAAGCAATGGGTGGCGTGATTAATGTAATTACAAAAAAGCCTAAAAAAGATATGTTTTCAGGAAATCTTTCATATAGATATGCAACCTTTAATACTAATGACATTAACGCTAATATTCTTTGGAAAAAGAAGAAATTTTCAGCTAATTTATTTACTAATTTTTATTCCTCAGATGGCTATGATTTAGACAAAACAACAGCTCTGAAAAATGTCGAGCAATTTTATAATTACACAATTCAGCCCAAATTATATTATGATTTCTCAGAAAATCTAAAACTAATTGTAAGCAATCGTTTCTACAATCAGAAGATGGATAATGTAGCAATAATTAGTTCTGAAAATTATAATGGGAATGCAAAAGAGAACGAATGGAATTCGCAAATTAAATTGGAACATAAGTGGAATTCTAAATTATATTTTGAATATGAATTTTATGCAACCAATTATAAAAACGATTCATTTTTAAATGATGAAAATAATTTGCTTTATGATAAAACCTATTACAATCAATGGCTTTTTAGACCAGAAGTAAGAACGACTTTGTCTATAAATAATGACAAGTTAACAGCTGGAATAGGATTGAATTATGAAACCTTGGATAGAACCTATTTTGAGACTAATGTAAGTTTTAATTCTCACTATATTTTTATTCAATATGATTGTAATCCAACTGAAAAATGGAATATTCTAGCTGGATTCAGATTTGATAATCACAGTGAATACACATCGCAGTTAAGTCCAAAATTAGCAGTTAATTATAAAATAAATGGGAATTTTTCTTTAAAGGGATCAGTTGGTTATGGTTATAAGGCTCCAGATTTCCGTCAGTTGTATTTTGACTTTAGCAATCCGTCGGTTGGATATACGGTTTTAGGTTATAATGTTGCCGAAAATGGTTTAAATGCATTAGAAGCAGAAGGTCAAATTTTAAAACGAATACCAGGAATAAGTTTTGAAGATCCATTGGATGCTGAAAGTGCTGTGAATTTTAATCTTGGAACTTTTTATAAAAAAAATAAGTTCAAATTAGATATAAATACTTTTTATAATTCAATTGCTAATTTGATTGATACACGAGTAGTTGCTCAAAAAACGAATAGCCAGAATGTTTTTAGTTACTTTAATACAGGCGAAGTTTTTACTTATGGTGTTGAGTTTAATACGGTTTATAATTTTACCAAAGAATTTACGGTTTCATTAGGGTATCAATATTTAGAAGCCAAAGACAAATCGGTTGTTGACAATTTTGAGGATTATCAATACATACGAAATGCAGAACTTCAAACGATTAAAATTAATAAATCGGATTATTTCGGATTGTATAATCGCTCAAAACATACTGCCAATTTAAAATTCGCATGCACCATTCCAAAAATAAAAACGGACATTAACTTACGTGTTTTGTACCGAAGCAAGTACGGACTTTATGACACCAATGGAAATCAAATTCTAGATAAATACGACACGTTTGTAAGTGATTATTTTATTACAAATTTAGCAGCTTCAAAAGATATTACGGATAAATTAGTTTTTCAAGTTGGAGCTAATAATTTACTTGATTATACAGACCCAAGTCAAATTCCAAATCTTTCAGGAAGACAACTTTTTGCACGAATTCAATATAATTTTTAA
- a CDS encoding HmuY family protein: protein MKTNFLKISILALVLFTASCSNDDDKNEEVIPAVVTQKFSNLYAPQTGGGQSGTPVGGEFIKFSFSENKIVTNDNWDIAFRGTTIIVNGGVKVSADDADEPARTGSGAVSAVSGAFASVTTFPLATTFTQDAATIYAFSGDNVWYNYDGVTHIISSKAGKIFVVKTHDGKYAKFEILSYYKDAPATPEATSESRYFTFNFAYQANSTTTF, encoded by the coding sequence ATGAAAACAAATTTTTTAAAAATCTCAATTTTAGCATTAGTTCTTTTTACAGCATCTTGTAGCAATGATGATGATAAAAATGAGGAAGTAATTCCAGCAGTTGTTACTCAAAAATTTTCTAATCTTTATGCGCCACAAACAGGTGGTGGACAATCAGGTACTCCAGTTGGTGGCGAATTTATAAAATTTAGTTTTTCAGAAAATAAAATCGTAACCAATGATAATTGGGATATTGCTTTCCGTGGAACGACAATTATTGTAAATGGAGGAGTCAAAGTCAGTGCAGACGACGCAGACGAGCCAGCAAGAACAGGAAGTGGAGCAGTAAGTGCTGTTTCTGGTGCATTTGCTAGTGTAACTACTTTTCCTTTAGCAACAACATTTACTCAAGATGCAGCTACAATCTATGCTTTTTCAGGAGATAATGTATGGTATAATTATGATGGTGTGACTCATATTATTTCGTCTAAAGCTGGAAAAATATTTGTTGTAAAAACACACGATGGTAAATATGCGAAATTCGAAATCTTAAGTTATTATAAGGATGCTCCAGCAACTCCAGAAGCGACTTCTGAATCAAGATATTTTACATTCAATTTTGCTTATCAAGCTAATAGTACAACAACGTTCTAA
- the ffh gene encoding signal recognition particle protein, with protein MFDNLSDKLDKAFHILKGHGKITEVNVAETLKEVRRALLDADVNFKIAKDFTTKVKEKAIGQDVLTTLQPGQLLVKLVKDELTELMGGDVAGVNLSGNPSIILMSGLQGSGKTTFSGKLANFLQTKKNKKPLLVACDIYRPAAIQQLYVVGDSIGVEVYSEPENKNPVEIAQNAIKHAKANGFNVVIVDTAGRLAVDKEMMDEIAKVHQAIQPQETLFVVDAMTGQDAVNTAKAFNDILNFDGVILTKLDGDTRGGAAISIKSVVNKPIKFVGTGEKMDAIDVFYPNRMAERILGMGDVVSLVERAQEQYDEDEARKIQKKIAKNEFGFDDFLSQIQQVKKMGNMKDLVGMIPGASKAMKDIEIEDDAFKHIEAIIHSMTPIERSKPAIIDVKRKARIAKGSGTKVEQVNQLMKQFEQMSKMMKMMQGPGGKNLMKMMGGMKGGMPGGMPGMR; from the coding sequence ATGTTCGATAATTTAAGCGATAAACTAGACAAAGCCTTTCATATATTAAAAGGACACGGAAAAATCACTGAGGTAAACGTAGCTGAAACTTTGAAAGAAGTTCGTCGTGCGTTACTAGATGCCGATGTCAATTTTAAAATTGCTAAAGATTTTACAACCAAAGTAAAAGAAAAAGCAATTGGTCAGGATGTGTTAACTACATTACAGCCAGGACAATTATTGGTAAAGTTAGTCAAAGATGAGCTTACTGAATTAATGGGCGGCGATGTTGCAGGAGTTAATCTTTCTGGAAATCCATCGATAATATTGATGTCAGGTTTACAAGGGTCAGGAAAAACAACTTTCTCTGGTAAATTGGCCAATTTTCTTCAAACAAAAAAGAATAAAAAACCCCTTTTGGTAGCTTGTGATATTTACCGTCCAGCGGCAATTCAACAATTGTATGTTGTTGGTGATTCGATAGGAGTTGAGGTTTACTCTGAGCCTGAAAATAAAAATCCAGTTGAGATTGCACAAAACGCAATCAAACACGCAAAAGCAAACGGATTCAATGTTGTAATTGTCGATACAGCAGGTCGTTTGGCTGTTGATAAAGAAATGATGGATGAAATTGCGAAAGTGCATCAAGCGATTCAACCACAAGAAACTTTATTTGTTGTAGATGCTATGACAGGTCAGGATGCTGTAAATACTGCAAAAGCATTCAACGATATTTTGAATTTTGATGGGGTTATTTTAACCAAATTAGATGGTGATACTCGTGGTGGAGCTGCAATTTCTATTAAATCTGTAGTCAACAAACCGATTAAGTTTGTTGGTACTGGTGAAAAAATGGATGCGATTGATGTTTTCTATCCAAATCGTATGGCTGAGCGTATCCTAGGTATGGGAGATGTTGTGTCTTTGGTAGAAAGAGCACAAGAGCAATATGATGAAGACGAAGCAAGAAAAATCCAAAAGAAAATTGCTAAAAATGAATTTGGTTTTGATGATTTCTTGTCACAAATTCAGCAAGTAAAGAAAATGGGTAATATGAAAGACTTGGTTGGAATGATACCAGGTGCTTCAAAAGCCATGAAAGATATTGAGATTGAAGACGATGCTTTCAAGCATATTGAAGCTATTATTCATTCAATGACTCCAATTGAAAGAAGTAAGCCTGCCATAATTGATGTAAAGAGAAAAGCAAGAATTGCTAAAGGATCTGGGACAAAAGTTGAACAAGTGAATCAATTGATGAAGCAGTTTGAGCAAATGAGCAAGATGATGAAGATGATGCAAGGTCCGGGTGGAAAAAACCTAATGAAAATGATGGGTGGTATGAAAGGCGGAATGCCTGGAGGTATGCCAGGAATGAGATAA